From Synechococcus sp. A10-1-5-1, a single genomic window includes:
- the dusB gene encoding tRNA dihydrouridine synthase DusB, whose translation MITPARSCEPLQLPGRGTERLLRCRVLQSPLAGVSDRIFRGLVRRWAPDALLFTEMVNATSLELGHGLQKVEELALEQGPIGVQLFDHRPQSMADAARRAEAAGAFLIDINMGCPVKKIAKKGGGSGLIREPDLASRIVETVSAAVSIPVTVKTRLGWCGSDLNPVAWCQQLESAGAQLLTLHGRTREQAFKGSADWDAIAAVKGALAIPVIANGDVNSSADALRCLEQTGADGVMVGRGSMGAPWLVGQIDAALSGRPIPEEPTPLERVLLAKEQLQALVASKGDHGLLIARKHMSWTCNGFTGAPQLRHALMRAPTPAEAVALLDQTAAALSA comes from the coding sequence ATGATCACGCCCGCCCGCTCCTGCGAACCGCTCCAGCTCCCCGGCCGGGGGACAGAACGCCTGCTGCGCTGCCGCGTCCTGCAGTCACCCCTCGCCGGGGTGAGCGATCGCATCTTCCGCGGTCTGGTGCGGCGCTGGGCCCCCGACGCCCTGCTGTTCACCGAGATGGTCAACGCGACCAGCCTGGAGCTGGGCCATGGCCTGCAAAAGGTGGAGGAACTCGCCCTCGAGCAGGGCCCCATCGGCGTGCAGCTCTTTGATCACCGGCCCCAGTCCATGGCCGATGCGGCCCGCAGGGCGGAAGCCGCAGGAGCGTTCCTGATCGACATCAACATGGGCTGCCCGGTCAAGAAGATCGCCAAGAAGGGCGGCGGAAGCGGTCTCATTCGCGAACCCGATCTGGCCAGCCGCATCGTGGAGACCGTCTCAGCGGCGGTCTCGATTCCTGTCACCGTGAAAACCCGACTGGGCTGGTGCGGAAGCGACCTGAACCCCGTGGCTTGGTGCCAGCAACTCGAGAGCGCCGGCGCCCAGCTGCTGACCCTCCATGGCCGCACCCGCGAACAGGCCTTCAAAGGCAGCGCCGATTGGGACGCCATCGCCGCGGTCAAAGGGGCCCTCGCCATCCCGGTGATTGCCAATGGCGACGTCAACTCCTCCGCCGATGCCCTGCGCTGCCTGGAGCAGACCGGTGCCGATGGGGTCATGGTGGGCCGGGGCAGCATGGGGGCCCCCTGGCTGGTGGGCCAGATCGATGCGGCCCTCAGCGGCCGACCGATTCCAGAGGAACCCACGCCCCTCGAGCGGGTCCTATTGGCCAAAGAACAGCTGCAGGCCCTGGTGGCATCCAAGGGCGACCACGGGCTGCTGATCGCCCGCAAGCACATGAGCTGGACCTGCAACGGCTTTACCGGAGCGCCCCAGTTGCGGCACGCCCTGATGCGGGCGCCCACGCCCGCCGAAGCGGTGGCCCTGTTGGATCAAACCGCCGCGGCCCTCTCGGCCTAG
- a CDS encoding DUF1823 family protein: MPVPYPLSRELLEAVLEDRTSDRFVCELIWPRLGYEQNGEGIWSAGPGTEANWRESFPIEPQFIAERPASVALTRSVAKPYKQLLKEQLGFGGYKIGGLYPRRTRRATAVNWLLADLAERGEPLPASGPMPPLLDQPADPVQGHPGDLPIA, translated from the coding sequence ATGCCCGTCCCCTACCCCCTCAGCCGGGAGCTCTTGGAGGCGGTCCTGGAGGACCGCACCAGCGACCGTTTCGTTTGTGAGTTGATCTGGCCGCGCTTGGGATACGAGCAAAACGGCGAGGGGATCTGGAGCGCCGGCCCAGGGACGGAGGCCAACTGGCGGGAGTCCTTCCCGATCGAGCCCCAGTTCATCGCCGAGCGCCCCGCAAGCGTGGCGCTGACCCGATCGGTCGCCAAGCCCTACAAGCAATTGCTCAAGGAGCAATTGGGTTTTGGCGGTTACAAGATTGGCGGCCTCTACCCCCGCCGGACCCGCAGGGCCACCGCCGTGAACTGGTTGCTGGCTGATTTGGCGGAGCGGGGGGAGCCCCTGCCAGCTAGCGGGCCAATGCCTCCGCTGTTGGATCAGCCGGCTGATCCGGTCCAGGGGCATCCAGGCGATCTGCCGATTGCCTGA
- a CDS encoding acireductone dioxygenase, producing MSDLQVFEATGEAAQLPNLTTNDPAVIAAELAARGIGFERWPARAELPAGAGPEAVLAAYAQEIQAVQTRGRYPTVDAIRMTPDHPDREALRQKFLSEHTHAEDEVRFFVEGRGLFCLHIGQEVLQVLCETDDWISVPAGTKHWFDMGAEPSFCAIRFFDNPEGWVAQFSGDPIADRFPRLS from the coding sequence ATGAGCGACCTGCAGGTGTTCGAGGCCACGGGCGAGGCCGCTCAGCTGCCCAATCTGACCACGAACGATCCGGCGGTGATTGCCGCTGAACTCGCCGCGCGCGGCATCGGCTTTGAGCGCTGGCCAGCCCGCGCGGAGCTTCCAGCGGGTGCTGGCCCCGAGGCCGTACTGGCCGCCTATGCCCAGGAGATCCAGGCGGTGCAGACGCGGGGCCGTTATCCGACCGTCGATGCCATTCGGATGACACCGGATCACCCCGATCGCGAGGCGCTGCGACAGAAGTTCCTCTCGGAGCACACCCACGCCGAAGACGAGGTGCGTTTTTTTGTCGAAGGCCGCGGGCTGTTCTGCCTGCACATCGGCCAGGAGGTGCTGCAGGTGCTCTGCGAAACCGACGACTGGATCAGCGTTCCCGCCGGCACCAAGCACTGGTTCGACATGGGGGCAGAGCCGTCCTTCTGCGCCATTCGCTTCTTCGACAACCCAGAGGGTTGGGTGGCGCAATTCAGCGGCGACCCGATCGCCGATCGCTTCCCCCGCTTGAGTTAG
- a CDS encoding precorrin-2 C(20)-methyltransferase — translation MRSSPVVAAKPGVTLVGVGPGDPNLLTVAAVQAVASAAVVAYPVARPDAEGMAAQIAAPWIAAEQRRLPLLFPMVAEAEPRQQAWREAADALAAEVEQGLAVVLLCEGDASLFASCSYALLALADRHPSTPVAVIPGITAAAAAAAAASAQGMPWPLALQQEGLMIRPTPETPEDLEALLDWAQGQQVVLALLKLGRRWRWVQPLLERRGLLSRSLFAQRVGWPDQLLAPADSIPADEQPYFSLLLIRQGWPKVLP, via the coding sequence ATGCGCTCCAGCCCTGTCGTGGCAGCCAAGCCTGGGGTCACCCTGGTGGGAGTCGGTCCAGGTGATCCCAATCTTTTGACCGTGGCGGCGGTCCAGGCCGTTGCCTCTGCGGCCGTTGTGGCCTACCCGGTGGCTCGCCCGGATGCCGAGGGCATGGCGGCACAGATCGCCGCGCCTTGGATTGCGGCCGAGCAGCGACGCCTGCCGTTGCTGTTTCCGATGGTGGCCGAGGCCGAGCCTCGGCAGCAGGCCTGGCGCGAGGCCGCTGATGCCTTGGCGGCGGAGGTGGAGCAGGGGCTCGCGGTGGTCTTGCTCTGCGAGGGGGATGCCTCCCTCTTCGCCAGCTGCTCCTATGCCCTGCTGGCGCTGGCCGATCGCCATCCCTCGACACCTGTCGCTGTGATTCCTGGGATCACAGCGGCAGCTGCGGCCGCCGCGGCGGCTTCAGCCCAGGGCATGCCCTGGCCCTTGGCCCTGCAGCAGGAGGGGCTGATGATTCGCCCCACCCCAGAGACCCCCGAGGACCTGGAGGCGTTGCTGGATTGGGCCCAGGGCCAACAGGTGGTGCTGGCGCTGCTCAAGTTGGGCCGCCGCTGGCGCTGGGTACAGCCGCTCTTGGAACGTCGCGGCCTGCTCAGCCGCAGCCTCTTTGCCCAACGGGTGGGCTGGCCTGATCAGCTCTTGGCCCCTGCTGATTCGATCCCAGCCGATGAGCAGCCCTACTTTTCACTTCTGCTGATCCGTCAGGGTTGGCCCAAGGTTCTGCCCTGA
- a CDS encoding tRNA-(ms[2]io[6]A)-hydroxylase: MTVVLESQVARVKWLTAPSSEAWLEQAINRSDLVLIDHAHCERKAAGVALQLMFRYPSDEQLGEQLSGLAREELEHFEQVLALLQRRGIPLKQLPAPAYGSSLTAQVRKAEPQRMLDTFLVAGLIEARSHERMALLAAHSPDPELKELYGELLASEARHFGLYWVLCEQRFGREVTVERLQELAQLEAQALSGSLERPELVRMHSVGIRD, translated from the coding sequence ATGACGGTGGTCTTGGAGAGCCAGGTGGCTCGGGTCAAGTGGTTGACGGCCCCCAGCTCAGAGGCCTGGCTGGAGCAGGCCATCAATCGCTCGGATCTGGTGCTGATTGACCATGCCCACTGCGAGCGGAAGGCGGCGGGGGTGGCCCTGCAGTTGATGTTCCGCTACCCCTCCGATGAGCAACTGGGTGAGCAGCTCAGTGGCCTGGCTCGCGAAGAGTTGGAGCACTTTGAGCAGGTCCTGGCCCTGCTGCAGCGCCGTGGGATTCCTTTGAAGCAGCTGCCGGCTCCGGCCTACGGCTCCAGCCTGACGGCCCAGGTCCGCAAGGCTGAACCCCAGCGGATGCTGGACACTTTTTTGGTGGCTGGCTTGATCGAGGCCCGCAGCCACGAGCGCATGGCCCTGCTGGCGGCCCATAGCCCCGACCCTGAATTGAAGGAGCTTTACGGCGAGCTTCTGGCGAGTGAGGCGCGCCACTTCGGCCTCTATTGGGTGCTCTGCGAGCAGCGCTTTGGCCGGGAGGTCACGGTGGAGCGGCTCCAGGAGCTGGCTCAACTGGAAGCCCAAGCCCTCAGCGGCAGCTTGGAGCGACCGGAGTTGGTCCGAATGCATTCAGTTGGTATTCGGGACTAA
- the aroQ gene encoding type II 3-dehydroquinate dehydratase, translating to MHLLLLNGPNLNLLGQREPGLYGADTLEAIEQRLSAEAAALGSELSCFQSNHEGALVDRIHQSRGQVDGILINAGAFTHTSIALRDALLGVAIPYVELHLSNVHAREDFRQHSYLADQALGVISGFGPASYSLALQGLVAKLRGQA from the coding sequence ATGCACCTGTTGTTGCTGAACGGCCCCAACCTCAATCTGTTGGGGCAGCGTGAGCCGGGGCTCTACGGCGCCGACACCCTGGAGGCCATCGAGCAGCGCCTGAGCGCTGAAGCCGCTGCACTCGGCTCCGAGCTCAGCTGTTTTCAGAGCAACCATGAAGGGGCTCTGGTGGATCGGATCCATCAGTCCCGCGGTCAGGTGGACGGGATCTTGATCAATGCTGGGGCCTTCACCCACACCTCGATTGCCCTAAGGGATGCGCTGCTCGGGGTGGCGATTCCTTATGTGGAGCTTCACCTGAGCAATGTCCATGCCCGCGAGGACTTCCGCCAACACTCCTATCTGGCGGATCAGGCGCTGGGGGTGATCAGCGGTTTTGGTCCCGCCAGCTATTCCTTGGCGCTTCAGGGCTTGGTGGCCAAGCTGCGGGGCCAGGCATGA
- the der gene encoding ribosome biogenesis GTPase Der: MALPVVAIIGRPNVGKSTLVNRLCRSREAIVHDEPGVTRDRTYQQGYWRDRHFKVVDTGGLVFDDDSEFLPEIREQANLALSEASVAVVIADGQQGLTAADQSIAEWLRGHNVPVLLAVNKCESPEAGLAMAAEFWSLGLGEPYPISAIHGAGTGDLLDQMVDHLPAAEELEGEEPIQMAIVGRPNVGKSSLLNAVCGEKRAIVSPIRGTTRDTIDTSIEREGKAWKLLDTAGIRRRRSVSYGPEYFGINRSFKAIERSDVCVLVIDALDGVTEQDQRLAGRIEEEGRACVVVVNKWDAIEKDSHTMPAMEKELRAKLYFLDWAPMLFTSALTGQRVESIFAIAAVAVEQHRRRVSTSVVNEVLREAVSWRSPPTSRGGRQGRIYYGTQVAVRPPSFTLFVNDPKLFGDTYRRYVERQIREGLGFEGSPLKLFWRGKQQRDAERDLARQQAKGR; encoded by the coding sequence TTGGCGTTGCCAGTCGTTGCCATCATTGGCCGCCCCAACGTGGGCAAATCCACCCTTGTGAACCGCCTCTGCCGCAGTCGCGAGGCCATCGTTCACGACGAACCGGGTGTGACCCGCGACCGCACCTATCAACAGGGGTATTGGCGGGATCGCCACTTCAAGGTGGTCGACACCGGTGGTCTGGTCTTCGACGACGACAGCGAATTTCTGCCGGAAATTCGGGAGCAGGCCAACTTGGCCCTCTCTGAAGCCTCGGTGGCGGTGGTCATCGCTGATGGTCAGCAGGGGTTAACGGCGGCGGACCAGTCCATCGCTGAGTGGCTTCGTGGGCACAACGTTCCGGTGCTGCTTGCGGTTAATAAATGCGAGTCGCCCGAGGCGGGTCTCGCCATGGCGGCTGAGTTCTGGAGCCTGGGTCTGGGTGAGCCCTACCCGATTTCGGCCATCCACGGGGCCGGCACGGGGGACCTGCTGGATCAGATGGTGGACCACCTGCCTGCCGCCGAGGAGCTGGAGGGGGAAGAGCCCATTCAGATGGCCATCGTTGGCCGTCCCAACGTCGGGAAGTCCAGCCTTCTAAACGCGGTCTGTGGTGAGAAGCGGGCGATCGTCAGTCCGATTCGCGGTACCACCCGCGACACCATTGACACCTCGATCGAGCGGGAAGGGAAAGCTTGGAAACTGCTTGATACCGCGGGCATTCGTCGCCGCCGTTCGGTCAGCTACGGGCCGGAGTACTTCGGCATTAACCGCAGCTTCAAGGCGATTGAGCGCTCCGACGTCTGCGTGTTGGTGATCGATGCCCTCGATGGCGTGACTGAACAGGATCAGCGTCTCGCTGGCCGCATCGAAGAAGAGGGCCGGGCCTGCGTGGTGGTGGTCAACAAATGGGACGCCATCGAAAAAGACAGCCACACCATGCCGGCCATGGAAAAAGAGCTGCGGGCCAAGCTCTATTTCCTGGATTGGGCCCCGATGCTCTTTACCTCCGCATTGACCGGTCAACGGGTGGAAAGCATCTTCGCGATTGCGGCCGTTGCGGTGGAGCAGCACCGCCGCCGGGTCAGCACCTCGGTGGTGAATGAGGTGCTGCGGGAAGCGGTCAGCTGGCGTTCTCCGCCCACCAGCCGCGGTGGTCGCCAGGGCCGCATCTATTACGGCACCCAGGTGGCTGTTCGTCCCCCAAGCTTCACGCTGTTTGTGAACGACCCGAAGTTGTTTGGGGACACCTACCGTCGCTACGTCGAACGGCAAATCCGTGAGGGTCTGGGCTTTGAGGGGTCGCCGCTCAAATTGTTCTGGCGCGGCAAGCAGCAGCGCGATGCGGAGCGTGATCTGGCCCGGCAGCAGGCCAAGGGACGCTGA
- a CDS encoding aldehyde dehydrogenase family protein → MRQLVSDGTTRPLPWRLEQLDRLDAALSANSDAVLAALASDLGKPDVEAYFEVVAVRQEINLCRRQLRRWIAPKKVSVPVSQRPGQAEVIAEPLGCVLIIGPWNYPFHLALQPLVSALAAGNTAILKPSEHAPATAQLISALIEQAFPPEIVQVVQGDGSTAQALLAERFDHIFFTGGERIGKIVMGAAAQHLTPVTLELGGKSPAVVLSDADLEVTSRRLVWGKCLNAGQTCIAPDYLLVESGIREALIQALGERITACFGEEPLHSSDLASIVNAAQYQRLSGLLERAREQGQILLGGTCDPERKRIAPTVVAVRDREDPLMQEELFGPLLPVLEVDGLGQAIQWINQRPKPLALYLFSRSKQHQETVLRHTSSGGVCFNDVVMQVGVPELPFGGVGASGMGAYHGKAGFDAFSHRRSVLRRPFALDLPFRYPPYAGRLPLIRRLLG, encoded by the coding sequence ATGCGTCAGCTGGTCAGCGATGGGACCACCCGCCCACTGCCCTGGCGCCTCGAGCAGCTCGATCGCCTCGATGCCGCCCTCAGCGCCAACAGCGATGCCGTGCTGGCCGCCCTGGCTAGTGACTTGGGCAAACCCGATGTGGAGGCCTACTTCGAGGTCGTCGCGGTTCGCCAGGAGATCAACCTCTGCCGCCGCCAACTGCGGCGCTGGATTGCCCCCAAAAAGGTCAGCGTTCCGGTGAGCCAACGGCCAGGACAAGCCGAGGTCATCGCCGAGCCCTTGGGCTGTGTCCTGATCATTGGACCCTGGAATTACCCGTTCCACCTGGCACTTCAGCCCCTTGTCAGTGCCCTGGCAGCCGGCAACACCGCCATCCTCAAGCCCTCTGAGCACGCCCCTGCCACCGCGCAACTCATCAGCGCGTTAATTGAGCAGGCCTTCCCGCCTGAGATCGTCCAGGTGGTCCAAGGGGACGGGAGCACCGCCCAGGCCCTACTGGCTGAACGGTTTGATCACATCTTTTTCACCGGCGGCGAGCGCATCGGGAAGATCGTGATGGGCGCCGCAGCTCAACACCTGACCCCGGTCACTCTGGAGCTCGGCGGCAAGAGCCCGGCGGTGGTCCTCAGCGATGCGGACCTGGAGGTCACCAGTCGCAGGCTGGTCTGGGGCAAGTGCCTGAATGCGGGTCAAACCTGCATCGCCCCTGACTACCTCCTAGTCGAGAGCGGTATCCGCGAGGCATTGATCCAGGCCCTAGGCGAACGCATCACGGCTTGCTTTGGCGAAGAGCCGCTGCACTCCAGCGACCTGGCCTCGATCGTCAATGCCGCCCAGTACCAGCGACTGAGTGGGCTGCTGGAGCGCGCCCGAGAGCAGGGCCAGATCCTGCTGGGGGGCACCTGCGACCCAGAACGGAAGCGCATCGCCCCCACCGTGGTTGCGGTGCGTGATCGCGAGGATCCACTGATGCAGGAAGAGCTCTTCGGACCTCTGCTGCCGGTGCTGGAGGTGGATGGATTGGGACAAGCGATCCAGTGGATTAACCAACGCCCCAAGCCCCTCGCTCTTTATCTCTTCAGCCGCTCGAAGCAGCACCAGGAGACCGTGCTTCGGCACACCAGCTCCGGCGGGGTCTGTTTCAACGATGTGGTGATGCAGGTCGGGGTTCCCGAACTCCCCTTTGGCGGCGTGGGCGCCAGCGGGATGGGGGCCTATCACGGCAAAGCTGGTTTCGACGCATTTTCCCACCGCCGCAGCGTTCTGCGCCGGCCCTTTGCCCTCGATCTCCCCTTCCGCTACCCCCCCTACGCCGGACGTCTCCCCTTGATTCGACGACTCCTGGGGTGA
- a CDS encoding LysM peptidoglycan-binding domain-containing protein — MRRRSAAALALALLLPLPGLAGEVVVKRGETLSEIADRYGTSVNRLMEMNGLRDANDLWAGSRIKVPGNVYSGGGSGNYTVKAGETLSEIADRYGTSVDRLVRLNGLRDANDLWAGSRIQVPGASARPRVAVNKNAKTHQVQPGESLSSIADRYGVSMQRLIAINGISNPNQVMAGSTLTLRSASKPKPKPRPAAAPVAAKPKPKPAVAAASKPVKKAEPAKVEAAKPAVAKAEPMKVKPSVATTVAAMTTTTAVVAQPEKKAEPAKAETPKPAIAKATVTKPTATTAKAEPSSKTAAGSSPDWRSYGPLQVDWANWQAMGGSYVAPSLNSDGQPLYLAINCNAKRLNATGQSGAWKTWDAPQSDFEQKLITDLCRAKPG, encoded by the coding sequence ATGCGCCGCCGCTCTGCCGCCGCTTTAGCCCTGGCCCTTCTGCTTCCCCTCCCGGGGTTGGCCGGCGAGGTGGTGGTCAAGCGCGGTGAGACCCTCTCTGAAATTGCCGACCGCTACGGGACCTCGGTCAATCGGCTGATGGAGATGAACGGCCTGCGGGATGCCAACGACCTCTGGGCCGGCAGCCGCATCAAGGTTCCCGGCAACGTCTACAGCGGTGGTGGCTCGGGCAACTACACCGTCAAGGCAGGCGAGACCCTCTCAGAGATCGCCGATCGCTACGGCACCAGCGTCGATCGCCTGGTCCGACTCAATGGCCTGCGGGATGCGAATGACCTCTGGGCCGGTAGCCGCATCCAGGTGCCTGGCGCCAGCGCCCGTCCTCGGGTGGCCGTGAATAAAAACGCCAAAACCCACCAGGTTCAGCCTGGGGAAAGCCTCTCATCGATCGCCGATCGCTATGGCGTCTCGATGCAGCGATTGATCGCCATCAACGGCATCAGCAACCCCAACCAGGTGATGGCGGGCAGCACCCTGACCCTGCGCAGCGCCAGCAAGCCCAAGCCGAAGCCTCGTCCAGCGGCTGCCCCCGTGGCAGCGAAACCCAAGCCCAAGCCAGCGGTGGCGGCAGCATCCAAGCCGGTCAAAAAAGCTGAGCCCGCGAAGGTCGAGGCGGCCAAGCCCGCAGTCGCCAAAGCCGAACCCATGAAGGTCAAGCCCTCGGTGGCCACCACCGTCGCGGCAATGACCACCACCACAGCCGTTGTGGCTCAGCCCGAGAAGAAGGCAGAACCGGCGAAAGCGGAGACCCCCAAACCTGCAATCGCCAAGGCAACGGTGACCAAGCCAACCGCAACCACGGCCAAGGCTGAGCCCTCGAGCAAAACCGCTGCAGGGAGCTCGCCCGATTGGCGGAGCTACGGCCCCCTTCAGGTGGATTGGGCCAACTGGCAGGCCATGGGCGGCAGCTACGTGGCGCCAAGCCTCAACAGCGACGGGCAGCCCCTTTACCTGGCGATCAACTGCAACGCCAAGCGCCTGAATGCCACCGGCCAA
- a CDS encoding L,D-transpeptidase encodes MVELIASIVVDLSDQKLYVYNQQQELVRTVLVSTGKGATPTPMGLGQVYDKYRSVTMRGRDYVAPNVPWAMCITQNGMICMHGAPWQEQANEAFGVPRSHGCIRIPSPHARWLFENTPKGTPVSIQA; translated from the coding sequence ATGGTGGAACTGATTGCCTCGATCGTGGTCGATCTCTCCGACCAGAAGCTCTACGTCTACAACCAACAACAGGAGCTCGTTCGCACGGTGCTAGTGAGCACTGGCAAGGGCGCCACGCCCACGCCGATGGGGCTCGGCCAGGTCTACGACAAGTACCGCAGCGTCACCATGCGCGGCCGGGACTACGTGGCCCCCAACGTCCCCTGGGCCATGTGCATCACCCAGAACGGGATGATCTGCATGCATGGGGCCCCCTGGCAAGAGCAGGCCAACGAAGCGTTTGGCGTCCCCCGCAGCCACGGCTGCATCCGGATCCCCAGCCCCCATGCCCGCTGGCTGTTTGAGAACACCCCGAAGGGAACTCCCGTCAGCATCCAGGCCTGA
- a CDS encoding DUF4079 domain-containing protein — MSTIDWFALLHPVLVILFVYPLMGATVRLGLLVREKRLGITKQPEPVPQEHADHGLWLTAGVILAVLIALVYSFSKAFVEAGADFSGGASRYGLLLLVSAGSLVALAALMRVRRAVWRASFALLCWAGVLGLGSQAEIWRLSDNPFSAGFWSSHYWAGVLLSGLLLFTLSARPEIKRNPRLRRLHISANVLILLLFAVQGVSGTRDLLQIGGN, encoded by the coding sequence ATGAGCACCATCGACTGGTTCGCCCTGCTGCACCCGGTGCTGGTGATCCTGTTCGTCTACCCCTTGATGGGGGCGACGGTGCGGCTGGGATTGCTGGTGCGCGAGAAGCGCTTGGGTATTACCAAGCAGCCGGAACCTGTGCCCCAAGAACACGCGGACCATGGCCTTTGGCTGACCGCCGGTGTGATCCTGGCGGTGCTGATTGCCCTGGTCTATTCCTTCAGCAAGGCCTTTGTTGAGGCTGGAGCGGACTTCAGCGGCGGTGCCAGTCGCTATGGGTTGTTGCTCTTGGTCTCGGCCGGTTCCCTGGTGGCCCTGGCAGCGCTCATGCGGGTCCGCCGGGCGGTCTGGCGAGCGAGCTTTGCCCTGCTCTGCTGGGCCGGAGTCCTGGGTCTGGGCAGTCAGGCCGAGATCTGGCGGCTCTCGGATAACCCCTTCAGCGCTGGGTTCTGGAGTTCCCACTACTGGGCTGGAGTTCTGCTGAGCGGCTTGCTGCTCTTCACTCTCTCGGCCCGGCCTGAGATCAAGCGAAATCCTCGGCTGAGGCGGCTGCACATCAGCGCCAATGTGCTGATCCTGCTGTTGTTTGCAGTCCAAGGGGTCAGCGGCACCCGCGACCTCCTGCAGATTGGCGGCAACTAG